Part of the bacterium genome is shown below.
CGTGGCCAACAGCTTAAGGCTGTTGACCCTGCCGGCCGAGGTCCAAAAGATGCTGGAGGAGGAAAAGCTTTCCGCCGGCCACGCCCGGGCCATATTGACGGCTGTTGGCGCGGCCAGACAGTCGGCGCTGGCCCGGGAGATAATCGCCAAGGGTCTTTCAGTACGGGAGGCCGAGGCCAAGGCTAGGGGCGAGCTTGGAAAGCAGACGCCCGGGCCGGTTCCGGCAAAGAACAAGAACCTGGACCAGCACCTGTCCAACATCCAGAACGAGATGCAGCGGGCGCTGGGGACCAAGGTCCGGCTGGTGCCCAAGGGCAAGGCCAAGGGGAAGATAGAGATCGAGTACTACTCGGCCGAGGATTTTGAAAGAATAATGGAACGGTTGAAGATAAAGGTTTAGACCCCTCCACTTCGGAAGATTAAATTGAAAGCCCTTCTCAGTGAAGCGTCCATCCATCCCCGCATCGGAGCGGGGACAGAGTAATGCTCAGCGTTTATTGTGATGATGTCCACCGGAAAAAAGGAGCATTGTATGGAGATCAAAATAGCATCCATCATCAAGCCCGAGGACGTCAACTTCATCCTGGGCCAGACCCACTTCGTCAAGACGGTGGAGGACCTTTACGAGATACTGGTCTCGGCCGTGCCGGGGATCAAATTCGGGCTGGCCTTCTGCGAAGCCTCGGGCGCCTGCCTGATCAGGTCCGAGGGCACGGACGATGAGATGGTCAAGCTGGCGGTCGATAACGCCAAAGCGATCGGGGCCGGGCACAGTTTCATCATCTTCCTTAAGAACGCCTATCCCATCAACGTCCTCAACGCGGTCAAGAACTGCCCCGAGGTCTGCCGGATCTTCTGTGCCACGGCCAACCCCTGCCAGGTGATAATTGCCGAGAGCGAGCAGGGCCGGGGGATCCTGGGCGTGATAGACGGCTCCTCTCCCAAGGGGGTGGAGGATGAGGCTGGAAAAACCTGGCGGAAGGAACTGTTGAGAAAGATAGGGTACAAACGATGACAACCAAGTTTCCAAACAGGGGGACACCGCAATGAAACCAATGAGCAGGCTTATCCTTGCCGGCTTTATCCTATGGGCGATATCGGGCGTTTCCGCCCAGGCCCGGCCCATCCTTGCAGGGAGACTTGAAAAGGCGGGAAAGGATGAAACGTTCCCGGTGCTGGTGTATTTTACCGACAAGGGCATATCAGCCAAAGAAGACATGAACGGCGCCCTGCAAAGACGCCGTTTGGAAATGACCCCCCGGGCCCTCAAACGCAGGGCCAAAACGGGGCGGGAACAGATGACCTATGAAGATCTCCCGGTTTGCCCAGACTATGTCGGGCAGATTCAGAAAACGGGAGCCCTGCCCAGACAAAGGTTGAATTGGTTCAACGCCGCCAGCTTTGAGATGACGGGATCGCAGGTCAAGAGCTGCCAAGAGCTAAGCTTTGTAAAAAAGATAGAACTGCTTCCTGCCCGCAGTAAAAGAACCCGGCCGGAACTGGAAACCACCAGCCCGAAGGCGCCGGAGGCCGGAAGCCCCAAGGCTCATCTGCTGAATTACGGCCTGTCCCATGCCCAACTGCATTTGAGCGCCATCGACGTCTGCCACGACTCGGGTTATTCGGGAATCGGCGTGCTGGTGGCCATGTTCGACAATGGCTTCCGGAAGGGCCACCAGGCTTTCGATTCCATCCGGGCCGACGGACGCTTGCTGGACGAGTGGGACTTTGTGACCAATGCCGACACAGTGGCCTGGGACTCGCACGGCACTGGCACCTGGTCCGAGGCCGGCGGCTACGTGCCCGGGCAGTTGATCGGGCCGGCCTACAAAGCTTCATGGGCCATCTACCATACCGAGGACATGAGCCAGGAAATGCCGGTCGAGGAGGACCACTGGGCCGCGGCGCTGCAGCGGGCCGACTCCCTCGGTGCCGACGTGGTCTCCAGTTCGCTGGGCTACCGGGATTTCGTCGAGGATCCCCTGCTTTCCTATACCTATGAAGACCTGGACGGGAACACAGCCATCAGCACCCTGGCCGCCCGGCATGCGGCGGCGCTGGGAATAGTGGTCTGCAACGCCATGGGGAACTCGGGTTACGACGGCATCGGCTCACTGGTGGCGCCGTCTGACGCCGATTCCATCCTCTCGGTAGGCAACGTAGATTCTATCGGGGTGATCAACTCCTCCAGTTCGCTGGGGCCGACCTACGACGGCCGCCCCAAACCCGAGGTCTGCGCCCAGGGCACATTGGTCTGGTGGGCAAGCTGGACCGCCACCACCGCCTACGGCCGGGCCACCGGCACCTCCTGCGCCACGCCCCTGGTGGCCGGAGCCTGCGCCCTGATTTTGGAAGCCCACCCGGACTGGACGCCGATGCAGGTGCGGGAAGCCCTGATGATGACCGCCAGCAGAAGCGCCAACCCCGACAGCACCACCTACGGCTGGGGGGTAATCAATGTTTGGGCGGCCATCAATTACTTCGCCGCCGGGGTGCTGGGGCAACCGGCGGAGCCGCCGGTACCCGTGGGAATGATGCTCTCCTGCCGGCCAAACCCGCTTAAGGCTGAGGCGGTCATAAGCTTTGCCATGCCGTCTACGGGCAGCGCCAGGCTGTCCATCTATGATATAACCGGCCGGCAGGTGTATCAGGTACCGATGACCAATGCCAATCCGGGAGTGAACCATTTTTCCTGGAACGGCCGCGACCAATCGGGCCGCTTATTGGGCAATGGGGTTTATTTCTGCCGGGTGAACGCCGGGGACCATGCGGGAACAATAAAAGTCACGCTTATCCGCTGAAACTTTTTTCCAATATTAAAAGACAACCCGCCAAGAGGAACTTTTTTGTACATCAAAGATTTCAACAAACCGGCCCTGATCTATAAGGGCCAAAACATAACCTACGCCCAGACCATAACCGCGGTCAAAACCCTTGCCGCCGGTTATCAGTTGAAAAAAGGCGAGCGGGCGGCCATCTTTGCCGAGAACCGCCCGGAGTGGGTCTATTCGCTTTTCTCGGTCTGGGAGAAAAGCGGGATCGCTGTTCCCATAGACTATCTGTCCCCGGCCGACGAGGTGGGCTACATCCTCAACGACTGCCGCCCGGAGATAGTGTTTTGCTCCGACAAGACCAAAGAGGTCATGAACGCAGCCGTGGCCGGACTGAAGGACGGGTACCGCCCAAAGATATTGGTCTTTGAGGAACTGCCCAAGGCCGGGTCCACCCTGGTCCAGGAGCCGGTGAGCTACGACATCCACGACACCGCCATCATCATCTACACCTCCGGCACCACCGGCAGCCCCAAGGGCGTGATGCTGACCCACGACAACCTGCACTCCAACATCGAGGCGGTGGTTGATGGGGCAAAGATCTATTCCGAGCGGGACAGGCTGCTGGCCATCCTGCCCTTCCACCACATCTTTCCCCTGATGGGGAACATCATGGCCCCCCTGTCCTGCGGCGGCACTTTGGCGATCCTGGAAAAGATATCATCCGAGGACATCCTGAACGCCTTCAAGGATTACAAGATCACCATCGTCATCGGAGTGCCCCGGCTTTACCGGCTGTTCCACAAGGGGCTGATGGACAAGATCAACGCCAGCCCGGCCGCTAAAACACTGCTGAAGATATCCCGCAGCCTGAAGTCCCTGGCCTTCGGCCGGCTGGTATTCAAAAAAGCCCAGGAGGCCTTTGGTGGCAGCATCACCTACTTCGTCTCCGGCGGGGCAAAGCTGGATGAGCAGGTGGGCGGAGACCTTTACGCCCTGGGCTTCGAGATCCTGGAGGGTTTCGGCATGACCGAGGCCGCCCCCATGATCACCTTCACCCGGCCGGGACAGGTGAAGATCGGCTCGCCCGGCACCCCCACCACCCAGACCGAGGTCAGGATCGAGGACGGAGAGGTGCTGGCCCGGGGCCGGAATATCATGAAAGGCTACTACAACCGGCCGGAGGAGACCGCCGCCATCTTAAGGGATGGCTGGCTGCACACCGGGGACCAGGGGCACCTGGACGTCAGGAACCGGCTGTACATCACCGGGCGCAAGAAGGAGATCATAGTCCTTTCCAACGGCAAGAACATCAACCCCGAGGAGATCGAGAACCGCATCCTGTCCATCTCCCCGCTGATCAAGGAGATCGGGGTCTACTCCCGGGACGAAAAACTGGGGGCGGTGATCCACCCCGACCTGCAGGCGGTGAAGAAGGAGCAGGTGGTCAACCTGCGCGAGACCATCAAGTGGCTGGTGCTGGACAAATTCAACCTGACGGTCCCCAGCTACAAGAAGATCCACCATTTTACCCTGGTCACCAGCGAACTGCCCAAGACCCGGCTGGGCAAGCTCAAAAGATTCCTGCTGCCCCAGATGGACGTCAAGAAGGCCGAAGGCCAGCAGCAGAAGCCAGATCCGGACACCGATGAATACCGGGCCCTGAAGGCCTATCTGGAAAAGGCCCTGGACCAGAAGGTCTATCCCGAACAGCATCTGGAATACGACCTGGGGCTGGATTCGCTGGGCAAGATAGAGCTGGACCTGTTCCTGGAGAAAAGCTTCGGGATGAAGCTGGACGAAGAGGACTCGGTTGCCCATCACACGGTGGAAGGATTGAGCCTGCTGATAGCTGGGCAAAAATCCCAGGCCAGGGAGGAAAATTCCGACTGGCACAGCACCCTGCAGGAAAAAATAAGATTTGAACTGCCCCGGAGCCTGTTCATGCAGCAGTTCCTGAAAATGATGGCCTCGCCGCTTTTTCGCCTCTACTTCAGCCTCAAGGGCACCGGGCAGGACAACCTGCCGCCGTCGCCGTTCATTCTGGCGCCCAACCACCAAAGCTTTTTGGACGGGCTGTTCCTCTCCATTCTTTTGCCGGACAGGGTCCTTAAAAACACCTATTTCCTGGCCGCCGGCAAACACATCAAGACGCCGCTGACCCGGTTCTACGCCCGCCACAGCAACATGCTGGTGATGGACATCAACCGCGACCTTAAAAAGACACTGCAGCAGGCGGCCTCAGCCATCAGGGAGGGCAGGAACCTGGCCATCTTTCCCGAGGGGGCCCGCAGCCGGGACGGCAATCTGCTGGAATTCAAAAAGACCTTCGCCATACTAAGCAGGGAGCTGCAGGTGCCGGTGGTGCCGGTGGCCGTCTCCGGGGCCTATGCCGCGTTCCCCATCGGCCGCAAACTGCCCAAGGCCGGAAAGATATCGCTGAAGTTCCTTCCGCCGATCTACCCCGGAGAGATGGACTACCAGCAGATCGCAGACAAGACCAGGGAGGCCATAGCCGGGAACCTTTGATATTTTTTCCCGGGACAAACTGTTTTAACCGCCAATAACAGACCCGCAGCCGAAAAGGACATCCTTTACCCAACCGATTAAAAGGAGCACTGCCATGCCGGACTGCGAATGTTTAGCCGCCTGCCCGTTCTTTAACGACAAAATGGCCGATATGCCGTCCATGGCCGGGATCTTCAAAAATAAATACTGCAAGGGTGATTTTCAATCCTGCGCCAGGTATATGGTCTTTAAAAAGTTAGGCGAGGGCCATACCCCGGAGGATCTTTTTCCCAACCAGCTAAGCCGGGCCCAGGATTTGATAATGGGCAAATGAAACGGGAAGAACAGAACCATAGCGGCACCCAAATAACTGATCCCAACAATCTGTTTCCTATCGTATATGCGTTGCTGCGTGATATATTTTTCCCAGACCGGGAACACCCGCCAGGTGGCCGAGACCATCCAGGAGGCCCTGGCGGCCCAGGCCGGTTCCTGCGCGCTGGTGCGGCTGGAGGACGCCGACCCGCTGCTGGTGGAGCGCTATGACCTGATAGGTCTGGGGGCCCCGGCCTTTTATTTTAGGGAGCCATACAATGTCCAGAAGTTCCTGGAGGAACTGCCGGATCATTCAGACAAGCCAAAACCCTTCTTCTTTTTTGTGACCCACGGCGGAACGCCGGGGGCAATATCCCAAAGGATCAGCACCCTGGCCGCCCGGCAAGGCTTTGTTACCCTTGACTTTTACCAATGTTTGGGATATGATACATATCCGCCTTTTGCCGCAAGGGTTCCGGCCTCCGGGGCCGGGCACCCCGACCAGCAGGACCTGGAAAGGGCAAAGATCTTTGCCGAGAGCGTCCTGAACAAGGCCCGGCAATTTGTCCAGGATCCAAAAACCGGCAACTGCTCCCCGCCCGGCAGTTCTTTGACCCGGGCCGTGGCCGGAATGTTCAGTCACCGGGCTTTATTGCGGCATATGAGAACGGGGCTGCTGCCCCGGAAGGACCTGAAAAAAGAACTCTGCACCAAGTGCGGGCTTTGCGCCGAACAGTGTCCCACCAACGTCATCAGCCTGGATCCGTATCCGGTCTTCCGGGAGGAGGACTGCATCGCCTGCTATCAGTGCGAGCGCATCTGCCCGGAGCGGGCGTATAAAAACAACTGGGTTCCTTTCAAACTGCTGACCGGAGAGTATCTCCACCAACTTTTGTCAAAATTATTTCACGGACAGAAAAATCCCAAACCTTAGGAGCGGTTGAATGTCTTTAAAAACAAAGAGCCCCATAACCAAAAGCGAAACAGCCGAAGCCCCCAAGCCCAATCCCACGCTGGAGCTGGTTAAAAGGCTGACCCAGGTCTCGGGTCCCTCGGGCTACGAAGCCCGGGCGGCCAAGGCGGCCCTGGCGGAACTGAAGCCTTTTGCCGACCAGGTGAAGATAGACAAGATGGGCAGCGTGGCCGCCTTCAAGAAGGGCTCGGGCCCAAAAGCTTCCGGCAAAAAGATACTTTTAGCCGCCCACCTGGACGAGATCGGCCTTTTAGTGACCAGGATCGAGGAGGGCGGTTTTCTGCGCTTTACCGAGATCGGCGGGTTTGACATCAGAGTCCTGTTAAGCCAGGAAGTGGTGGTCCATCCGGTGGGCCGGCTGGGGCCGGGCACCGAAAAATTCTATCCCGGGATCATCGGGGCCAAGCCGCCGCACTTTCAGACCCCCGAGGAAAGCCATCAGGTGATAGCCCTGGCCGACCTCTACATAGACCTGGGGATGGAGGAAAAGGAGGTCCGGGCCATGATTTCGGTGGGCGATGTGGTGACCATGCGGATGCCGTTCATCAACCTGAAGAACGACCGGGCCGCCGGCAAGGCCATGGACGACCGGGCCTGCATAGCGGTGATGGTGAAGACCCTGGAACTGCTTAAAAAAATGCGCCACAGCTGGGACGTTTACGCGGTGGCCACGGTGCAGGAAGAAGCGGGCTGGGGCTGCCTGGGCGCCCTGACCGCAACCTATAATGTGAATCCGGACATCGGCATCGCCATAGACGTGACCCACGCCGACATGCCGATGGCCTCCGAGACCGAGACCGCGCCTTTGGGCAAAGGACCCACCATCTCCATGGGACCCAACCTGCACCCGGCGGTGGTGGACAAGCTGAAGGCCGTGGCCAAGGAAGAAGAGATCCCCTACCAGTTGGATCCGGTGGCCGGGGTCACCGGCACCGACGCCATGGACATCCAGATCTCGCGCGAGGGGATACCCACCGGCCTGATAGGCCTGCCGCTGCGCTACATGCACACCCCGGTGGAGACACTGGCGGCCTCGGACGTGGAGCGCTCGGCCCGGCTGCTGGCCCGGTTCATCGCCGAACTGGATGACATCAAGCTGGAGTGGAAAGACGAGGACTGACGCACAGGCTTTCTTGAAAGTGACACGAGATGGTTCAAAGGAGTTGTAATGAAACTACTTTTTGAGTGGGATGAAGAAAAAGCAAAAACAAACATCAAAAAACACGGCATTAGTTTTGATGAAGCCACAACGGTTTTTCTCGACCCCTTCTCAATAACGATACCTGACCCCAACCATTCAGTAGATGAACAAAGGTATATTTCCACAGGCAATTCCGACAAAGGCCGGGTGCTGGTGGTGGTTTACACCGAGCGCAGGTTAAGCATACGTATTATCAGTTGCCGCAAGGCAACTCCAACGGAACGAAAACAGTATGAATAAGAAGAAGACCAAAATAGTAAAGGCAGAGGTCAACGATATGCGCGCCGAATATGATTTTACTGGGGGCGTTCGCGGCAAGCATTATCGGGCCTTGCAGGCCGGATATGCGGTCACCGTTCATAAGGCTGACGGCACAAAGGTTGTTAGAGAAGTGAAGCCAAAGGAAGGCGCGGTTATCATAGAACCGGACATTAGGACGTATTTCCCGGACTCAAAAGCCGTAAACAAGGCGTTACGGTGTTTAATTCCACTGCTTCCCCAAAAACAGAGGGCCAAGGCGAACAAAGCCCAATAGAGCATACTTTTCAATGAAAGAAAAGTCCGGATAGGTTCTTTACTGAGATAGATGACATCAAGCTGGAGTGGAAGGACGAGGACTGAAAACCACTAAAACAATCTTGGAACTATTGCCATAAAAAATCTGAAGAATGTAGTGTGAACAGGGAGAAAACAACTACTTTCCCCAATGGGCTAAAGGTTGTAACCCTTCAGATGCCGGAGAAAAAGAAAACCGGCATGATGGTTGCTGTCGGTGTTGGCTCCATCCATGAAACCCCGGAAACAGACGGGGCTGCACATTTTACGGAACACCTGCTGTTCAAGTCGAACCAGCAGAGAACCAGCAGCCAGCTTCTTCAGGACATGGAGTGGAAAGGGATCCAGCCAGGAGCGTTCACCGACCGCGACTGTACCGCCTTTCGCGTAACGTCACCATACCAGGCATTCACCGACGCCCTCCAGATCGCCTATGAAGCCTACCGGAACCTTGATTACCGGCGCGATGAGTTGGAAACGGAACGCGAGGTGGTGAACACGGAAATAAAGAGATGCGCGGAAAGTCCGGGATGCCATGTGATACATAATTTATTGATGCCCTACTATTTCAAAGGTACCGATCTTGAGAGGAATGTCTTTGGTCAAGTGAATGCTATTACCAACATTACCCACGAAGAGATGGTATCGTTCAAGGCAAAACATTATATACCCCAGAGGACAGTGATCTCCATCGCAGGCAATTTTGACCAGGACGAAATTCTCAATACAATAGAAAAGACCTTTGGCCGTATCCCGGCGCCCCATTATACCGAGGCAAATTACATCACAACGGTGACGGCCGTTGCCAAGGAGCCCCTTTATGAAGTAAGAAAAGGCGTGGGGCAGGTGTATATGGCCCAAATCCTGAAAGCGGCCGACCGGTTCTGCGGGGAGGAATATTACGCGTTACGTTTGCTGGAAACTGCCATCGGCAGGACAATGTATTGTAGAATGTTCAAGGAATTGCGGGAAAAAAGGGGAATTGGCTATGACAGCTGTTCCATGTACCAGGCCCATCCGGAGAACTGCATAATTTTTTGGGTCGGGGGCATTGATCCTAATCGTTTAGGGGAAGCTCGGGATGTCCTGGATCAAATCATAAATGACATTGTTAAGAATGGCCTCCCAAAGGAAGAAATCGAAGGAGTCAGAAACAAAGCGTTATCCCTGCTGCAGGACCGCTTGGAAAATCTGGACGACGTCACCATAGATCTCTTCAGAAAAGGAATGTATGGTTTTCCCTGCTCCATTCTTGGGGAAGAAGAGGGTTATAAAAATATCTCCGTAGAGACACTGACAAAGGCGGCCAATAGATATCTGACCCAACCGAGGATCGAAGCCGGAATAAAACCAGAGTAATGAACCGTCTAATTTATATTTAAGGAAACAATGATAGACCTTAAACTGATAGAACAACTGACCAACGCCTGGGGCGTCAGCGGCAACGAGAACCAGGTGCGCCAGATCATCCGGAAGCAGATCGAAAAGAACGTCGACGACATCCGGGTGGACGCCATGGGCAACCTGATCGCCTTCAAAAAAGCCAAGAGCTCCAAGGGTAAAGCTCTGAAGGTGATGATCTCCGGCCACATGGACGAAGTGGGGCTGATGGTGACCTCCATCGACAAAGCCGGCTATCTGAAATTCGACAAGGTAGGCGGGATAGACGACCGGGTGCTGCTGGCCAAGAGGGTGCTGATCGGCAAGGAACGGATCCCGGGAGTGATCGGGGTGCGGCCCATCCACATGCTGTACCGCAAGGGCGAGCACAAAAAGGTCTCCAGCCACGAGGAAATGTTCATAGATATCGGGGCCGCCAGCCAGGAAGAGGCCCAGCGCAGCGTCAACCCGGGCGACTACGTGATGTTCGACACCCCCTGCGAGGACTGGGGCAGCCTGATCAAGGCCAAGGCCTTTGACGACCGGATCGGCTGCTATATGATGATAGAACTGCTGAAGAAAAGATACAACTTTGACCTTTATGCCGCCTTCACCACCCAGGAAGAGGTTGGCCTGAGGGGCGGCCGGGTGGCGGCCTACCGCCACCTGCCGGACATGGCCTTCATCCTGGAAGGGACCCCGGCCGGGGATTTCCCGCAGTCGCAGGTCAAGGACGTCAGCCGGACGCCGGCCCTGGGCAAGGGCCCGGTGATCACGGTGATGGACCGCACCGTCTTCTGCGACAAGGGGCTGATCAAGCTTTTGACCGACACCGCCAAGGCCAACCGGATCCCGGTCCAGATCAAGCGGCCCGGCACCGGCGGCACCGACGCCGGACGGATCCATATGACCAAGGAGG
Proteins encoded:
- a CDS encoding M42 family metallopeptidase: MIDLKLIEQLTNAWGVSGNENQVRQIIRKQIEKNVDDIRVDAMGNLIAFKKAKSSKGKALKVMISGHMDEVGLMVTSIDKAGYLKFDKVGGIDDRVLLAKRVLIGKERIPGVIGVRPIHMLYRKGEHKKVSSHEEMFIDIGAASQEEAQRSVNPGDYVMFDTPCEDWGSLIKAKAFDDRIGCYMMIELLKKRYNFDLYAAFTTQEEVGLRGGRVAAYRHLPDMAFILEGTPAGDFPQSQVKDVSRTPALGKGPVITVMDRTVFCDKGLIKLLTDTAKANRIPVQIKRPGTGGTDAGRIHMTKEGVKTVVLAIPSRYIHSPVCLISKRDVTAGMKLMEETFKKIR
- a CDS encoding AMP-binding protein, which encodes MYIKDFNKPALIYKGQNITYAQTITAVKTLAAGYQLKKGERAAIFAENRPEWVYSLFSVWEKSGIAVPIDYLSPADEVGYILNDCRPEIVFCSDKTKEVMNAAVAGLKDGYRPKILVFEELPKAGSTLVQEPVSYDIHDTAIIIYTSGTTGSPKGVMLTHDNLHSNIEAVVDGAKIYSERDRLLAILPFHHIFPLMGNIMAPLSCGGTLAILEKISSEDILNAFKDYKITIVIGVPRLYRLFHKGLMDKINASPAAKTLLKISRSLKSLAFGRLVFKKAQEAFGGSITYFVSGGAKLDEQVGGDLYALGFEILEGFGMTEAAPMITFTRPGQVKIGSPGTPTTQTEVRIEDGEVLARGRNIMKGYYNRPEETAAILRDGWLHTGDQGHLDVRNRLYITGRKKEIIVLSNGKNINPEEIENRILSISPLIKEIGVYSRDEKLGAVIHPDLQAVKKEQVVNLRETIKWLVLDKFNLTVPSYKKIHHFTLVTSELPKTRLGKLKRFLLPQMDVKKAEGQQQKPDPDTDEYRALKAYLEKALDQKVYPEQHLEYDLGLDSLGKIELDLFLEKSFGMKLDEEDSVAHHTVEGLSLLIAGQKSQAREENSDWHSTLQEKIRFELPRSLFMQQFLKMMASPLFRLYFSLKGTGQDNLPPSPFILAPNHQSFLDGLFLSILLPDRVLKNTYFLAAGKHIKTPLTRFYARHSNMLVMDINRDLKKTLQQAASAIREGRNLAIFPEGARSRDGNLLEFKKTFAILSRELQVPVVPVAVSGAYAAFPIGRKLPKAGKISLKFLPPIYPGEMDYQQIADKTREAIAGNL
- a CDS encoding pitrilysin family protein, which codes for MNREKTTTFPNGLKVVTLQMPEKKKTGMMVAVGVGSIHETPETDGAAHFTEHLLFKSNQQRTSSQLLQDMEWKGIQPGAFTDRDCTAFRVTSPYQAFTDALQIAYEAYRNLDYRRDELETEREVVNTEIKRCAESPGCHVIHNLLMPYYFKGTDLERNVFGQVNAITNITHEEMVSFKAKHYIPQRTVISIAGNFDQDEILNTIEKTFGRIPAPHYTEANYITTVTAVAKEPLYEVRKGVGQVYMAQILKAADRFCGEEYYALRLLETAIGRTMYCRMFKELREKRGIGYDSCSMYQAHPENCIIFWVGGIDPNRLGEARDVLDQIINDIVKNGLPKEEIEGVRNKALSLLQDRLENLDDVTIDLFRKGMYGFPCSILGEEEGYKNISVETLTKAANRYLTQPRIEAGIKPE
- a CDS encoding adenosine-specific kinase; translation: MEIKIASIIKPEDVNFILGQTHFVKTVEDLYEILVSAVPGIKFGLAFCEASGACLIRSEGTDDEMVKLAVDNAKAIGAGHSFIIFLKNAYPINVLNAVKNCPEVCRIFCATANPCQVIIAESEQGRGILGVIDGSSPKGVEDEAGKTWRKELLRKIGYKR
- a CDS encoding EFR1 family ferrodoxin (N-terminal region resembles flavodoxins. C-terminal ferrodoxin region binds two 4Fe-4S clusters.), with protein sequence MIYFSQTGNTRQVAETIQEALAAQAGSCALVRLEDADPLLVERYDLIGLGAPAFYFREPYNVQKFLEELPDHSDKPKPFFFFVTHGGTPGAISQRISTLAARQGFVTLDFYQCLGYDTYPPFAARVPASGAGHPDQQDLERAKIFAESVLNKARQFVQDPKTGNCSPPGSSLTRAVAGMFSHRALLRHMRTGLLPRKDLKKELCTKCGLCAEQCPTNVISLDPYPVFREEDCIACYQCERICPERAYKNNWVPFKLLTGEYLHQLLSKLFHGQKNPKP
- a CDS encoding S8 family serine peptidase, with protein sequence MSRLILAGFILWAISGVSAQARPILAGRLEKAGKDETFPVLVYFTDKGISAKEDMNGALQRRRLEMTPRALKRRAKTGREQMTYEDLPVCPDYVGQIQKTGALPRQRLNWFNAASFEMTGSQVKSCQELSFVKKIELLPARSKRTRPELETTSPKAPEAGSPKAHLLNYGLSHAQLHLSAIDVCHDSGYSGIGVLVAMFDNGFRKGHQAFDSIRADGRLLDEWDFVTNADTVAWDSHGTGTWSEAGGYVPGQLIGPAYKASWAIYHTEDMSQEMPVEEDHWAAALQRADSLGADVVSSSLGYRDFVEDPLLSYTYEDLDGNTAISTLAARHAAALGIVVCNAMGNSGYDGIGSLVAPSDADSILSVGNVDSIGVINSSSSLGPTYDGRPKPEVCAQGTLVWWASWTATTAYGRATGTSCATPLVAGACALILEAHPDWTPMQVREALMMTASRSANPDSTTYGWGVINVWAAINYFAAGVLGQPAEPPVPVGMMLSCRPNPLKAEAVISFAMPSTGSARLSIYDITGRQVYQVPMTNANPGVNHFSWNGRDQSGRLLGNGVYFCRVNAGDHAGTIKVTLIR
- a CDS encoding BrnT family toxin, with translation MKLLFEWDEEKAKTNIKKHGISFDEATTVFLDPFSITIPDPNHSVDEQRYISTGNSDKGRVLVVVYTERRLSIRIISCRKATPTERKQYE
- a CDS encoding M42 family metallopeptidase, which encodes MSLKTKSPITKSETAEAPKPNPTLELVKRLTQVSGPSGYEARAAKAALAELKPFADQVKIDKMGSVAAFKKGSGPKASGKKILLAAHLDEIGLLVTRIEEGGFLRFTEIGGFDIRVLLSQEVVVHPVGRLGPGTEKFYPGIIGAKPPHFQTPEESHQVIALADLYIDLGMEEKEVRAMISVGDVVTMRMPFINLKNDRAAGKAMDDRACIAVMVKTLELLKKMRHSWDVYAVATVQEEAGWGCLGALTATYNVNPDIGIAIDVTHADMPMASETETAPLGKGPTISMGPNLHPAVVDKLKAVAKEEEIPYQLDPVAGVTGTDAMDIQISREGIPTGLIGLPLRYMHTPVETLAASDVERSARLLARFIAELDDIKLEWKDED